From a single Acidobacteriota bacterium genomic region:
- a CDS encoding outer membrane beta-barrel protein has translation MKKTAIWILTAALGAALWASPAQAGNVALYGSYWDTEDTGENIGGGARLGLMSVGSLEFEARVSFYEEATDDLFDRILDGEDPRTGNGIQVTPVELGVRFNLGRPIGFRPYIGAGASYYVLDADTGDVDDEGGYYGLFGFELGDQSGLRFFAEAMYRTVEATVEFDRDDFPDITIDEDQFDIDLGGVAINAGVTWSW, from the coding sequence ATGAAGAAAACAGCGATTTGGATCCTCACGGCCGCCCTCGGCGCGGCCCTCTGGGCGTCTCCGGCGCAGGCTGGAAACGTCGCCCTCTATGGCTCCTACTGGGATACGGAAGACACCGGTGAGAACATCGGCGGTGGCGCTCGCCTCGGCCTGATGTCGGTCGGTTCCCTCGAATTCGAGGCGCGGGTTTCCTTCTACGAAGAAGCAACCGACGATCTCTTCGACCGCATTCTCGATGGCGAGGACCCGCGCACCGGCAACGGCATCCAGGTGACGCCGGTCGAGCTCGGAGTGCGCTTCAACCTCGGTCGCCCGATCGGCTTTCGGCCCTATATCGGCGCCGGTGCCAGCTATTACGTGCTCGATGCCGACACCGGCGACGTCGACGACGAAGGTGGCTATTACGGCCTCTTCGGATTCGAGCTCGGCGACCAGAGCGGTCTGCGCTTCTTCGCCGAGGCCATGTACCGCACCGTCGAAGCGACGGTCGAGTTCGACCGCGACGACTTTCCGGACATCACCATCGACGAAGATCAGTTCGACATCGATCTCGGTGGCGTGGCGATCAACGCCGGCGTGACCTGGAGCTGGTAG